In the genome of Desulfovibrio sp. Huiquan2017, the window TGGTTGTTCTCGATCTCGACACGGATCTGGTTGACTTCATCGGCAGTGAGGTCGTCACTGCTGGTCTTCCAGTCGATCCCGGTGGTATCGAGAATCTGCAGGGCCATGGTCCGGCCAATGCCGTAAATGTACGTCAACGCGATGTCGATGCGCTTGTTCCTCGGCAGATCAACGCCAGCAATACGTGCCATAGTTCTTTCCCTCTATCCTTGACGCTGCTTATGCCGGGGGTTTTCGCAGATCACCCGCAGCACGCCGTTGCGCCGAATTACTTTGCACTTGGAACACATTTTTTTCACAGAAGGTCTGACTTTCATGACCATCTCCAATGTCTAAATAACAATAATGCCCATACCCCCCTGTCGGGGGGTGGCCTTTTTAACGAAGCTGCGTTTTATACAGCCTTTTTGAACAAAGAGCAAGCCCGAATT includes:
- the rpsM gene encoding 30S ribosomal protein S13, which produces MARIAGVDLPRNKRIDIALTYIYGIGRTMALQILDTTGIDWKTSSDDLTADEVNQIRVEIENNHKVEGDLRREITTNIKRLMDIGCYRGLRHRRGLPVRGQKSKTNARTRKGPRRSVMGRKKK
- the rpmJ gene encoding 50S ribosomal protein L36; this encodes MKVRPSVKKMCSKCKVIRRNGVLRVICENPRHKQRQG